The Bacteroidales bacterium genomic interval TTGAAGACCAGGATTATGAGCGTATTTACCAGTCAGGAATGAGGACTGGTGATTTCTGGCCTACAACAATTTATTCTGTATACTCAGGGCTCAATTGTGTAGAATTGGGTAACTATGAAAAGCTGATGGAGCATGTTCATCATTTGGAAAATATTGCTGAGTCTTTCGATAACAGCCATGCACATGCTGAAATTTATCGGTTGTCGGTCCCGGCACATTACCGCTTCAGGAAGTCGGATCAGGCGCTTGAACTTGCTGAGGAGGGGATACGATATACCAGTAAAACAGGTCATTTTGTTTTGCTATTGGTGATTTTAGGCGCCAAATCGCTTTCCCATTCTGCAAAGAATGAAATGGAAGCTGCCAAGCAGGCGTTTGCAGAAGCTGCCAAACTTCTTAAAGACCGTAAAATCATCACCATTTATCATTTTGCTTATGTGCAAGCTAAAGCGCAAGTGGAGTTTCAGGAGTTAAAAATGGCAATTGAACGTAAGGAGAAGCCTGGTAAGAGTGCAAAAACCTTGTTTAAAACAATTGGATTAATGATCAATTTGTCGAAAAAGATGCGGAGTTCTGCCACTGAAGCATACCGTTTAAAAGCCATCACCTGCTGGATGCTCGGTAAACAAAGACAGGCTTATAAAAATTTCATCCTTTCCATCCAGGCCGGACAAAAATACAATTGCCATCTTGAACTTTCACGAACCTATTTTGAAGCAGGGAAATGCCTTCGTGAAGCGAAATCTGTGAAGAGCAGTATCCTTGGGATAAACGAAAGTGAATATTTACTCATGGCAAGGCGGATGTTTGAGGAGATGGATCTTCAGTGGGATTTGCGGGAATACGAGAGGTATATGGAAGGTTAAGTGGTTAGCAGCTTCCTAACCTTAACCTCTAAACCAGTTTATCCCCTACGGGGAATAGATTGAAAGGGTGATGTCCTTCAGCTACAATACTATAACCGCTACGCGGTAAAAAATAAAGCGTCAACGCTGCTCATATGGTTACCAAAAGTTTCATAAAGCTTCCCGCCTCCTGCCTCTTGCTAACTGTCAACTGCCTCTTGCCAACTGCCAATTGCTAACTGCCAACTGCCAACTGCTAATTGCTGACTACCCGGAACACGGGCCAAGTTTGTTTTTCTACTTTCAAACACGAAGGTACCCAAAGTGCTTCACGAAGGAACACTAAGTGATTGATAATCAATTTTTTTATGACCAAAGACCGGATGCGCAAGAACCATAAACATAACAGCCATGGCAGCTGAACGAAACGTTGAAATGTATCCCCGTTTTTTCACGAAAAAAAAGATATCGGATTTATTCCATTTTAGTGCTCGAGTGAGAAAGGTTTTCATAGTTCCGCGACCATGAAACATTCTTCAATGGATAGTAACTACACAGTTTACATGATACTTACTCCCTCAGATCATCCTCATCAAGAAGGAATTTCCAGGCCGGTACTATATAAATCATGAAACCATTTTTCTCAATGGTTTCTTCTTCATCGTCGGTGATGATAAATCCTTTGTCAAGTTTATAATTATCCATCGCTTCCAGCAAGCCTTTCAGTTCCCGATCCCTGGTTTCCGGATCCGCAATGGTATGGCAAACCTGAATGGCCTGGATCACTTTTAGCTTATTTACAACAAGAAAATCACATTCATATTTATTTTTATGGTAATAGATGCCCGCCGTTTTTCTCCGGAGATGTAAAAAAATTATGTTTTCCAGCTGCCGCCCGGCGTTTTCACTGAAACGGAACGATATGCTGTTTGCCAGGCCGTGATCGACACAATAGATCTTTTTGGGATTGACCAGCTGTTTCTTCAGGGAATAATCAAATTTACTGACTGAAAACAGCAGATAACAGTCTTCCAGATAACCGATATATTCTTTGACGGTTATAGCATTGGAAAGTCCGAATATATTCTTAAGTGCATTATAACTGGTTTCCTTTGATATATTGCTGATCAGGAAATGGGTCATTTCGATCAGGGTTCGGATATTTTTAATGTTGTACCTGGCAACGACATCCTTGTAAATGATGTTTTCATACAATGTGTTCAGGTAATCAGGATTCCGGCTAAAAAGATATTCGGGAAATCCTCCCGTTACTACGTATTCCCAGTAAGCTTTCTTTAATATGGTTGTTTTGGCAGGAGAAAGCAGGGTGTCATTTTTAATGGTGATCTTCCTGAAGCGTAAAAACTCGGTAAATGAGAATGGGAAAAGCTCCGACTGAATATACCGTCCCGTCAGATGGGTGCCCAGGTCGGCGCTGAGCATCCTGGCATTGGAACCCGTAATAAATACCTTGTGCCTCTGATTGTGAAGCCTTCTGATGAATTTTTCCCAGCCCTCGATGTTCTGTATTTCATCGAAATACCAGGTCTTTTCCGGATCATACAGCTCGTGAAAGGATTCGTAAAGTTTTTCAAAATCATCGCTGCTGAATCCTGTCAGACGGTTATCGTCAAAATTGATGGCGTAGTTTTTTTCACCGGATGCTCCCTTGATCTGCTCCATCAGTGTTGATTTTCCACACCTTCGTACCCCTGCAATTATTCTGATAAAACGATCACTACCCAGGGTTCTTTCCTGAATACGTCTATCTCTTTCCACAAAGCTGACATTTCCTGTAGTTTCCTTTTGGGCTATGATAACTCTCTTTATATCTGCTTTTTCCATTTTTACTAATTAATAATTAGCAAATTTAATAATTATTATTAGACGTAGATTAGTAATCTTGGTTTTTAATGAAGATTAGGATGTTATGGCCAACAGGTTCGGTCCATTGACAACAGGAGGTTGATAAGGAAAGTGGGTGCGACTCCTCCGCTTGCATTAAATCCTCCAATCCCGGCGTTCATGCCCTGAACCCCGGCGTTCGTCAAAAGGTT includes:
- a CDS encoding ATP-binding protein; amino-acid sequence: MEKADIKRVIIAQKETTGNVSFVERDRRIQERTLGSDRFIRIIAGVRRCGKSTLMEQIKGASGEKNYAINFDDNRLTGFSSDDFEKLYESFHELYDPEKTWYFDEIQNIEGWEKFIRRLHNQRHKVFITGSNARMLSADLGTHLTGRYIQSELFPFSFTEFLRFRKITIKNDTLLSPAKTTILKKAYWEYVVTGGFPEYLFSRNPDYLNTLYENIIYKDVVARYNIKNIRTLIEMTHFLISNISKETSYNALKNIFGLSNAITVKEYIGYLEDCYLLFSVSKFDYSLKKQLVNPKKIYCVDHGLANSISFRFSENAGRQLENIIFLHLRRKTAGIYYHKNKYECDFLVVNKLKVIQAIQVCHTIADPETRDRELKGLLEAMDNYKLDKGFIITDDEEETIEKNGFMIYIVPAWKFLLDEDDLRE